TATGCCAGATTTCCACGACCCGATCTCGACCCACGTCCTCCAGAAACTGGTGCGCGCTGGAAAAGGGCCACTCCTGCCATCGTTCAGCGTATTCGTGATTGACGGGATTGTAATGAATGTAATTCAGGCTGGCCCAGAAATGCCTTTCGGATTTCATCGGACGTTCAAAGTAATTGCACCAGACTTTGCGCCCAGTCGTTTAGTCTTCCAGATTCCACTGTCTGGATGAACGTCCGTGAAACTGGCCAATGGCTTTGCCAAATTCCTTCATCCGGTTGGTTTGGATCAACAAGTGGTAATGGTTGGGCAAGATGCACCAGGCGAAAACTTCCACTTCATATTGCTGACAAATCGCCAGCAATTCTTTTTCGCATTCCGTCATTCGAGCCAGGCTGTTGCCGATGATCGGCGCGTGTTCGTAGCAAGCGGCGGTGAAGATAAAACTGACCGAACCTTTGTATTCCCAATGCAGCAGGGAATGCCACGGCTGATTGCGCGTTTTGCGTTCGGCCAGGACGTCTTCGCGCTCTTCCTCAGTCATCTTTCGCCATTCGTACATGCCGTTCTTCCTATCGTTCAGAGTCCACGCTTCAGCGTGTTGGAATTGTTCAGAGTTCACGCTTCAGCGTGTTTGAACCCCCAGACACGCTGAAGCGTGAACTCTGAACGGTTTTCACATCTTCATCCGCAACGCCACCAAGACAAACGCCGACATCAGCCCGCCCAGCATCCAGTAAAACGCCAGATCGAGTTCGCGCTGCTTCTCTTTGGCCAACTCGCCCAGCTTCTGACGAATATCGGCGGGCGAGTGGCGATAGACGCGCAGCTCTTCGGTCTTCACCACCTTCAAGCATTGATACAGCCCCAGCATCCAGCACAACAGCGGCGGAAAGAACATCGCTTTCTCCCACCATTGCGCCGATTCGGGAATGAACTTCGCAAAGCCGAGCATGCCCAGATAAATGCCCTGCAACGCCCCCAGCCCAGTCATCAGCGACGCGGCGGCGGCCCTGACCGCCGGCAACGATTCGACGATCAGCTTGTTTGCTTGCTCCAGCCAGAAATCATCATCCGGCTCCGCACGGCCGCTCTGGTAAATGACTTCGGCTTGCTTGGATGGGTTGGCCCGGTTGTTTTGGATGTCAGGCATGGTCTGCTCCCAGCATCTCTTCGAGCATCTGTCGCGTGATGACGATGCGGCCTTCCACGCATACGCAGCACCGCAACGTCACGCGTTCCGGCAAATTTTGCAGCCGCGATTCTGTGCCCCTGTACACCACGGCTTCTTCCAGCGCGCGGTCTAAATCTACGTCGTTGACGTGCTGCCCCGCGCCATTACATTGAATTTTGATCGTCTTCGCCATTCAGAATTATTCCTTTGGTCGGTTGCTTGATTGGTTGACTGTCCAATTAAGAAGTTCGCAGGTGCTTGAAATTAGATAGCTCCATCTTACATCAATCAATCAAGCCAAGTTTCACCTGTTACTTTCAACCAAGCATCATCGAACTTTCGCTTGCCCCACTTGGCTCGTAGGGTTGAAAGATTGCCAGTAAGAACATCTGTGAAAGGTGGTTGCATTTCAGGGAAGATAGACCACGTGGAGCAGAAATATCGAAATGACTCCGCATAGTGCCCGATTTCAGTGAGGAGCGATCCAATCTGCCGAGCAGAGGCTGCAGCTTGCGGCCGGTCACCGATTTCTTTAAATATCTTGAGCGAGAGTTGGTAATGCTGCAAAGCGGTATCCATAGAACCACACAGATAATGCAACCTTCCGATTTGATAAAGTGAGATGGCAACACCGTCGTTATTACCAAGCTCTTCCTCAATTTTCAGCGAGGATTGCAGGTGTTGCAATGCTGCATCGTAATCCCCACGTTCTTGATGAATCACCCCGATTTGATGAAGCGAAGCCGCAATC
The sequence above is a segment of the Acidobacteriota bacterium genome. Coding sequences within it:
- a CDS encoding transposase: MYEWRKMTEEEREDVLAERKTRNQPWHSLLHWEYKGSVSFIFTAACYEHAPIIGNSLARMTECEKELLAICQQYEVEVFAWCILPNHYHLLIQTNRMKEFGKAIGQFHGRSSRQWNLED